In Actinoplanes lobatus, the DNA window GGTGGTTCGGGGTCGCCCTCCGGCATTCTTCGAGGGTGACGCAGCGGCGTTCACCGGTCTCCGATTCAACGTCGAAGAACAGACATTCGAGTTCTACGCTCCGGCGAAGATGCGCGATGACCCGCGCTGGGTGGATGTAACTGCGCTCTTCCTCCACGGGCTCGCGCCGCAGATCACTGCCTTGAACTCCGATCCGGCACTGATGCCACACCTAGCCGAATATCTGACAAGACTCACCAAATTGCACAGCATCCTCGAACGCGACTTTCACCAGGAGAAGATCACTGGCCCGGGGATGGGCGTCGAGGCTGTCGTAGACATCTTCAACCGGGTCAACTCCGGCGGTACGAAGCTCTCCAAGGGTGACCTCGCCCTGGCCAAGATCTGCGCAGACTGGCCCGAAGCTCGCGGCGCCATGCGGGAGTCGCTGGGCACCTGGAAGAAGGCCGGCTACGACTTCAACCTCGACTGGCTGTTGCGCAACATCAACGCGGTGGCAACAGGCCGGGCCACATTCGACGCCCTGGAGAACGTCCCCTCTGCGGACTTCGAATCTGCCCTCACCTCATCAACTCGATACATCAGCGGCTTTCTCGACACGCTCTCGGGCAGGCTCGGGTTGGATCACAACCGAGTGCTGATGGGGCGCGGCGCCTTTCCCGTAGTCTCCCGGTTCCTGCACCTCAACGGTGGCAACTTCACCGACGGTGCTGAACGCGACAGGATGCTCTTCTGGTACATCCACTCAGCGCTGTGGGGCCGGTATGCCAGCGCTACCGAGACCGCACTGACCCAGGACTACGAGACGCTCAACGGCAACGGCATCGATGGGCTTATCAACAGTCTGATCCGCCGGCGCGGCGGCAACCTCACGATCGATGGTCAGGATTTCGAGGGCTTCGGCCGCGGGTCTCGCTTCTATCCACTGCTGTACCTGCTGACCCGCGTCCTCGGCGCCCGTGATCTCGGGACCGGTCTTCCGCTCAAGAGCGAGATGCTTGGTCACCTCACCTCCTTGCAGGTGCATCACATCTTCCCGAAGGCGCTCCTGTACAAATACGACTACCGGCGCGCCGACGTCAACGCCGTCGCCAACTTCTGCTTCCTGACCCAGCAGACCAACCTGAAGATCGGGAAGCGTTCGCCGAAGGAGTACTTCGTCGAGGTCGAGCAGAAGCATCCGGGCGCCCTGGCATCGCAGTGGATTCCTCTCGACCCCGATCTCTGGAAGCCGGAGAACTACCTGAGTTTCCTGGCCGCTCGCCGAAAGCTACTCGCAACCGCGGCGAACACCTTCCTTGCCGAACTGCGTGACGGAGCCACGGCCGCGGTCGAACCGCTTGGAAGGCTGGCCCTCCTTGGAGAGGAGGACTTCGATGATCAGGAACGCCAGGTGGAACAGCTGGTAGCCGAACTCACCGGTCTCGGGTGTGCTACGCCCGAGCTGGACTCCGAGATCGTCGATCCCGAAACCGGCCGAGCGCTGATCACGGCTGAGGCACTGTGGCCGGAGGGCCTACAGCCCGGCTTGGGAGATCCCGTCGTTCTCGAACTCGATGCTGGCAGCGAGCTGAGCCGGCTCAATGAACTCGGCTACCAGATCTTCACCTCCATTGACGCGTTGCGGCAGTTCGTCATCCGCCGCAACGCCCAAAGCGCAGGCACACCCCTCGACGTGATCACTCCGGAGCCGACATTCGTGGGATAGGACCTCATGACACGCGGGTGTGGACAGTCGCGATGATGTTCTCGTGGACCCACCGGCTGCTAGACACTATGCGTCGCCACCTGCTCGGACGGCACGTATAGGCCCGCGCTGAATATCCAGCATCTGTCGTCGAACGATCCTCGTAAGGAGTCTTGTGAGCGCCCTCGGTAGTTTCATCTGGTCGATCGCCGACCAGCTTCGGGGCCCCTACCGCCCCAACCAGTACGGCAACGTGATCCTCCCGCTCACAATCCTGCGACGCCTCGACTGCATCCTTGAGCCCGACCGGGAGACGGTGCGGGCGCTAGCGGCGAAGTACGACAACCCCAACCGGCTCAAGCTCGAGGTCAAGAAGGCGACCGGCCGGCCGTTCTACAACACCTCGAACTACTCCTTCGCCAACCTGCTGCAAGACGCCGATGGGCTGGCGGACAACCTGGCCGACTACATCGACCGGTTCTCGCCCGATGTCGACGTGTTCCAGAACTTCGAGTTCAAGAAGGAGATTCTCGCTCTGGAGAAGGCGGAACTGCTTCGCGAGGTCATCACGTCCTTCAAGGCCGTCGACCTGCATCCGGACGTCGTCTCCAACGCCGACATGGGTGACGCGTTCGAGTACATCATCCGTAAGTTCAACGAGGCCGCGAACGAGACCTCCGGTGACCACTACACCCCGCGGGACGCGATCCGGCTGCTGGTTGACCTTCTCTTCGCCGAGAGGGACGCCGATCTCACCGAGGCCAACATCGTCCGCTCGCTGTACGACCCCACCGCGGGCACCGGCGGCATGCTCTCCCTGGCCGAAGAACACCTGCTTGCGCAGAACCCCGAGGCGAAACTGAGCCTGTACGGCCAGGAGTACAACCCACAGTCGTACGCGATCTGCAAGTCCGACCTACTGGCCAAGGGCCACGACGCGACCAACATCGCCTCCGGCAACACCCTCACCGACGACGCGTTCAAGGGCCGCCAGTTCGACTTCTGCATGTCCAACCCGCCGTATGGCGTCGACTGGAAGCAGTACGCCAAGAAGGTCACCGCCGAACGCGACTCCGCCGGCCCCTACGGCCGGTTCGCCCCCGGCCTCCCGTCGACCTCAGATGGACAGATGCTCTTTCTGCTCCACCTGGCCCACAAGATGCGGGCGCCGGAGGACGGTGGCGGCCGAGTCGGCATCGTGATGAACGGCTCGCCGCTCTTCAATGGCGCCGCCGAGTCCGGCCCCTCCAATATTCGCAAGTGGTTGCTTGAAAACGACCTGGTCGATGCGATCGTCGCATTGCCGACCAATATGTTCTTCAACACGAGCATCGCCACCTACATCTGGATTCTCGACAACACCAAGCACCCCGACCGCAAGGGCCTAGTCCAGCTCATCGATGGCACGTCATTCTGGACCAGGATGCGGAAGAACCTCGGCTCCAAGGGCCGCGAAATCAGCGACGCCGACCGCGCCAAGGTGGTTAAGTTGTACTCCGACTTCACCGACGCCGACCCGGATTGCTCCAAGGTTCTCCGCGACGACGAGTTCGGCTACTGGACCATCACCGTCGAGCGTCCGCTGCTGGACGAGGCCGGGAAGCCGGTGCTCGACCGCAAGGGCAAACCCAAGCCGGACCCGAAGAAGCGCGACACCGAAAACGTCCCGTTCACCTATGGCGGCTCGACGATCGGTAGGGAAAGCAAGGTCGAGGTCATCCAGGCATACTTCGATGCCGAGGTGAAGCCGCACGTCCCCGACGCTTGGATTGACTGGACAAAGGTCAAAACCGGCTACGAGATCCCCTTCACCCGCCACTTCTACAAGTACGTCCCGCCCCGCCCCCTCGCCGAGATTGACGCCGACTTGGACAAACAGGCCGCCAAGATTCTCGACTTGCTGCGGGAGGTCGAGAAGTGAGTAGAACGGCTCTGTCTGAACCGTGGACGCCAACCCGTATCGGCTGGCTGTTCCAGCCGGTCTCCGATCGCGGCCACGAAAAGGCGATGGTCCTCAGCGTGTACCGCGACCACGGCGTTATCCCAAAGGACAGCCGCACTGATAACTTTAATCGCACACCCGAGAATCTGAGCAACTACCAGCTCGTGCAGCCCGGCGACCTCGTCGTAAATCGGATGAAGGCATGGCAGGGCTCGCTCGGGATCTCTGAGCATCAGGGCATCGTCAGCCCTGACTATGAGGTACTTCGGCCAACTACCCTCGAGTATGATCGCCGGTTCCTCCACAGTCTGCTCCGCTCACGTGCCCTGATCGACCAGTACGCCCTCCGTTCCACGGGCATCCGCCCGTCCCAGTGGCGCTTGTATTGGGACGAGATGAAGACGATCGAGATTTCCCTGCCCGCAGCCGAGCAGCAGCGCACCATCGCTGACTACCTCGACCGCGAGACCGCCCGCATCGACACGCTCATCGATGAGCAGCAGCGCCTGATCGATATGCTCCGCGAACGCCGTCAGGCACTTGTGACCCGCGCTGTCTGCTTCGGTGTGGACGGGGCCGTCGAACTCCGCGACAGTGGTGACGATCTAGTCGGTCTGGTCCCGCAGCATTGGACCGTCAAGTCCGTCCGACACTGGATGGAGAGTCTCGACGGTCAGCGCATCCCGCTGAGCGGCGAGGAGCGTGCCGACCGTCGCGGTGACTTCGACTACTACGGAGCGTCCGGAGTGATCGACCATGTCGACGGCTACTTGTTCGATGAACCGCTCGTGTTGGTCTCTGAGGACGGCGCCAATCTCCTGATGCGCTCTACACCTATATCCTTCGCTGCCAAAGGGCGCTATTGGGTAAACAACCACGCCCACGTCCTTCGCCCTCGGGGCGAAGGCGACGTCGACTTCTGGGCCCAAAGACTGGAGGCTCTCGACGTCACCACCGTCGTTTCTGGGGCGACGCAGCCCAAGTTGACCGCTGGAGCCCTGATGGGACTCCGGGTTTCTGCACCCGACGATATCGACGAACAGCGACAGATCGCTGCGTACCTGGCCGAACAGACCTCGAAGATTGACCTGCTGATCGCAGAGTCGGAGCGGTTCGTTGAACTATCGCGTGAGCGGCGAGCTGCACTGATCACGGCGGCGGTGACGGGGCAGATCGATGTACAGGAGATGGCTTGATGGCCGATCACAACGAAGTCGTCTTTGAGTCCGAGATCTGCGCGTACCTGGAGTCCCACGGGTGGCTCTATTCGGCGAGTGACACCGGCTACGACCGCGAGCGAGCGCTCTTCCCCGAGGACCTGTTCGCCTGGCTGGAGGAGACCCAGAAGCCGGCGTACGAGAAGGCATTGAGGGCCGCGGGGTCGCAGGCGAAGTTCCTCGACGTGTTGACCACAGCGCTCGACAAGCCTCTCGAGCATGGTGGCGGGACGCTGAACATCCTGCGTAACGGGGTGCAGTACATCGGTGGTGGCCGGTTGAAGATGGCGCAGTTCCGGCCTGAGACCAGTCTGAACGCGACCACCAACGAGCAGTACGCCGCGATGCGGGTGCGGGTGATGCGGCAGGTTCATTTCTCCACCGCCGACCAGCGCAGCATCGATCTCGTGTTCTTCGTCAACGGGCTCCCGGTCGCCACCGTCGAGTTGAAGACCGATTTCACCCAGTCTCTCGATGAGGCGATCAACCAGTACCGCAAGAACCGGCATCCGCTGACCAACGGGCGGCCGGAGCCGCTGTTGTCGTTTGGGCACCGGGCACTGGTGCACTTCGCGGTCTCCAACGACCTGGCCGCGATGACCACCAAGTTGGAGGGCGAGAAGACGCACTTCCTGCCGTTCAACATGGGCCACGAGAAGGGCGCGGGGAATCCTCCCGGTGAGGACGGCCGGTCGGCGACGGCGTACCTGTGGGAACGGGTTTGGGAGAAGGACGCCTGGCTCAACATCATCGGCCGGCTGATGATCGTGGAGACCAAGGAGGAGTGGGACGTCGCCACCGGTACCTCGGTGCGGCGTACAAGCATGCTCTTCCCTCGGTTCCATCAGTGGGAGGCCCTGACGAACATCGTGGCCGCAGTGCGCGAGGAGGGGGTGGGCTATCGCTACCTGATCGAGCACTCGGCTGGGTCGGGAAAGACGAACACCATCGCCTGGACCGCACACCGGCTGGCGCGGCTGCATGTGAACAACGAGAAGGTCTTCGACTCGGTGATTGTTGTCGTGGACCGCACCGTCCTTGACGGGCAGCTCCAGGAGGCAATCCGGCAAATCGACGGGTCAGGGAAGATCGTAACCACGATCAGCCCGGAGGACGTTCGCAAAGCGGGAGCGAAGTCGAAGTCCGGGCTGCTGGCGACCGCGCTGAAGAACGGGGAGCTGATCATCGCGGTGACGGTGCAGACCTTCCCGTTCGCCCTTGACGAGATCCGGGCGGACAAGGGTCTGAAGGGCAAGCGGTTCGCGGTGATCGCCGACGAGGCGCATTCCTCACAGTCCGGCCAGATCTCCTCCAAACTCAAGGCTGTACTCACCGCGGAGGAGATCAAAGAGATCGAGGAGGGCGGCGAGGTCGACGTCGAGGCGATTCTGGCCTCGGAGATGACCGAGCGCGCCGAGTCCAAGAACATCTCCTACTTCGCGTTCACTGCAACACCGAAGAACAAGACCCTGGATCTCTTCGGCCGCAAGGGTCCGGACGGGAAGCCGGTCGAGTTCCACCTCTATTCGATGCGGCAGGCGATCGAAGAGGGCTACATCCTCGACGTGCTCAGGGGCTACCAGTCCTACGACACCGCGCTGAAGATCGCCGGCAAGGCTGAGAGCGGCGACGGTGGCGAGGTGGAGGAGTCTGCAGCGCGCAAAGGGCTGATGCGGTGGGTGAAGCTGCACCCGACCAACATCAGCCAGAAGGTGCAGATCATCGTTGAGCACTTCCACGCCAACGTCGCCTACCTGCTGGAGGGTAAGGCGAAGGCGATGGTGGTAACCGATTCACGCAAGGCCGCAGTGAAGTACAAGAAGGCGATAGATGCCTATATCGCCAAGCGGGCCACCATTGACCCCTCGTACAACTACCGCACTCTGGTCGCCTTCTCCGGCTCGGTGACCATGGCCGAGGACGAGAAGTGGGCTTCGGACTGGGGGCCGCAGCCGAGTAAGGACGACGAGTTCACCGAGGCCAACCTGAACCCCGGTGCCGGCTCGGACCTGGCCGCCGCGTTCAAGGGCACGACGTACCAAATCATGCTGGTCGCCAACAAGTTCCAGACAGGGTTCGACCAGCCGCTGCTCTCGGCCATGTACGTCGACAAGAAGCTCTCCGGGGTGGCTGCCGTTCAGACGCTTTCCCGGCTCAATCGCACCCACCGCACTGCGGGCGGGGAGCAGAAACGTAAGACATTCGTCATCGACTTCGTGAACAAGCCGGAGGACGTCCGGTCTGCGTTCGAGCCGTACTTCACCAATGCCACCCTGGAGACCGAGACCGACCTCTACATCGTCGCCCACCTCGCCAACAAGCTCGCCCAGGCCGCGATCTACACGCCGGAGCAGGTGCGCAAGGTCGCCGAACTGTGGGTCACCAGGAAGGGCAACAACGCGCTCTCGGCTGCGATCAGCCCGGCCAAGAACGAGTTCGGCCGCCGCTACGCGGGGGCGATCGAGGCCGACGACAAGGTCACCCTCAACACCCTCGACCTGTTCCGCAAAGACGTCTCCACCTACGTCCGGCTCTACGACTTCATGAGCCAGATCGTCGACTACGGCGACCCGTACATGGAGGAGTTGTCGATCTTCCTCCGACTCCTGGAGAAGGTCATCGCAGACTCCTCCTGGGCTGCGGAGGTCGACCTCTCCGACGTGGTCCTGGTCGGGGTCAAGCACCACAAGGGCGTGGCGGTCGACATCTCGCTGACCGGCGATGGCGAACTCAAGGGTATCGGCGCCGCAGGCACCGGTGCCCGAAAGGAGCCGAAGTACGTCGCACTACAGGTCGTCATCGACAAGATGAACGACCTCTTCGGTGCCGAGTCGTTCTCCGCGTCTCAGATCCGCGAGTTCGTGCAGGGACTGGTGCTGCGGCTGCTCGCCTACCCGGACCTGGTCAACCAGGCCAAGGTGAACTCGAAGAAGCAGTTCATGGAATCGCAGGACTTCCAAGCGGCTGTCACCGAGGCGGTCGTCGACAACCAGGGGGCCCACAACACCATGGCCGACTACTTCTTCAGCGACGGCCCTAGTATCAGCGCCGTCATCATGGCGCTCGCGGACGCCTTCTACGAGGCGGCGATCGACCAGCAGGCCGACACGTAAGCATTCCTGGCCCTGGGGCCAGGTCCCCGAGACCAACCATGCATGGAGATCATCCTCGGCGTACCTCTACCGCAGGGGCGGCGCGGACGGCTCCTCCGCACCGCACGGTGACAAGGTTCGTACGGCATACGTTTCAGGATGGTGCCGGCCGCGGCGATGATCGGATCATCTATCGCGGGTCCGGCGTAGCGCCGCACCGGTGACAATGAGCCCGCCGACGGCGTCGCCCACGGCCACGGCGATGCCGAACATCGAGAACACGGCGACCGTTGCGGCGCTGTGGGTAAGCGCGACTACTGCCAACGCGATGACCACCGCTCCCAGCCGCAACCACGCGAGATTGACCAAGGCACGAGCAAGACCCTGGCCGCGCCGACCGCGCAGAAACGCGATCATCGCGAGCAGTGCGAGCACACCGCCGACCGCGGCCGACACGCCCATCACGATGAACGGCGCGGCCTCCGCACCGCTGAACCCACCGTCCCGGTAGCCCAGCCACGCCGTGGCGCCGAGTACTGCGAGCACGCCGTCAGCGAATGCCACCACCGCGCTCATGACGGCGAGCAGCACGTTGCTGGGCCGCTCGGTCCGTGCGGCCGTCACGCCGTGCCCGCCGGCGGCCAGTGCCCCCGAAAGAAGCCGGTGTCGTCGAATTTCTGCCGCAGCGTGGTGTTGGCCGACGTACAGGTCCGCTTGAGCGTCTCGCCGCCGATGATCAACGCCACCGAGGCGGTCACCGCCGCACCGGCCGCAATGAACGGCGCCGCGGGCACCCCGAAGATCGTGGCGCTGGAGGCGAGCGCACCGACGATGCCGACCGCCAGGGCGACCAGCGCCCCGGCCAACCCGGTCCAGAACAGAAAGACCCCGTTGTGCACCAGGTCCAACGCGGTTGCAAGGCCATCGGTGAGGACCGTCTTGACCTTCTCCAGCGCCGCTTTCTGCGACGGCAGCATCTGCCGGTACG includes these proteins:
- a CDS encoding type I restriction endonuclease subunit R, whose translation is MADHNEVVFESEICAYLESHGWLYSASDTGYDRERALFPEDLFAWLEETQKPAYEKALRAAGSQAKFLDVLTTALDKPLEHGGGTLNILRNGVQYIGGGRLKMAQFRPETSLNATTNEQYAAMRVRVMRQVHFSTADQRSIDLVFFVNGLPVATVELKTDFTQSLDEAINQYRKNRHPLTNGRPEPLLSFGHRALVHFAVSNDLAAMTTKLEGEKTHFLPFNMGHEKGAGNPPGEDGRSATAYLWERVWEKDAWLNIIGRLMIVETKEEWDVATGTSVRRTSMLFPRFHQWEALTNIVAAVREEGVGYRYLIEHSAGSGKTNTIAWTAHRLARLHVNNEKVFDSVIVVVDRTVLDGQLQEAIRQIDGSGKIVTTISPEDVRKAGAKSKSGLLATALKNGELIIAVTVQTFPFALDEIRADKGLKGKRFAVIADEAHSSQSGQISSKLKAVLTAEEIKEIEEGGEVDVEAILASEMTERAESKNISYFAFTATPKNKTLDLFGRKGPDGKPVEFHLYSMRQAIEEGYILDVLRGYQSYDTALKIAGKAESGDGGEVEESAARKGLMRWVKLHPTNISQKVQIIVEHFHANVAYLLEGKAKAMVVTDSRKAAVKYKKAIDAYIAKRATIDPSYNYRTLVAFSGSVTMAEDEKWASDWGPQPSKDDEFTEANLNPGAGSDLAAAFKGTTYQIMLVANKFQTGFDQPLLSAMYVDKKLSGVAAVQTLSRLNRTHRTAGGEQKRKTFVIDFVNKPEDVRSAFEPYFTNATLETETDLYIVAHLANKLAQAAIYTPEQVRKVAELWVTRKGNNALSAAISPAKNEFGRRYAGAIEADDKVTLNTLDLFRKDVSTYVRLYDFMSQIVDYGDPYMEELSIFLRLLEKVIADSSWAAEVDLSDVVLVGVKHHKGVAVDISLTGDGELKGIGAAGTGARKEPKYVALQVVIDKMNDLFGAESFSASQIREFVQGLVLRLLAYPDLVNQAKVNSKKQFMESQDFQAAVTEAVVDNQGAHNTMADYFFSDGPSISAVIMALADAFYEAAIDQQADT
- a CDS encoding type I restriction-modification system subunit M translates to MSALGSFIWSIADQLRGPYRPNQYGNVILPLTILRRLDCILEPDRETVRALAAKYDNPNRLKLEVKKATGRPFYNTSNYSFANLLQDADGLADNLADYIDRFSPDVDVFQNFEFKKEILALEKAELLREVITSFKAVDLHPDVVSNADMGDAFEYIIRKFNEAANETSGDHYTPRDAIRLLVDLLFAERDADLTEANIVRSLYDPTAGTGGMLSLAEEHLLAQNPEAKLSLYGQEYNPQSYAICKSDLLAKGHDATNIASGNTLTDDAFKGRQFDFCMSNPPYGVDWKQYAKKVTAERDSAGPYGRFAPGLPSTSDGQMLFLLHLAHKMRAPEDGGGRVGIVMNGSPLFNGAAESGPSNIRKWLLENDLVDAIVALPTNMFFNTSIATYIWILDNTKHPDRKGLVQLIDGTSFWTRMRKNLGSKGREISDADRAKVVKLYSDFTDADPDCSKVLRDDEFGYWTITVERPLLDEAGKPVLDRKGKPKPDPKKRDTENVPFTYGGSTIGRESKVEVIQAYFDAEVKPHVPDAWIDWTKVKTGYEIPFTRHFYKYVPPRPLAEIDADLDKQAAKILDLLREVEK
- a CDS encoding restriction endonuclease subunit S; this encodes MSRTALSEPWTPTRIGWLFQPVSDRGHEKAMVLSVYRDHGVIPKDSRTDNFNRTPENLSNYQLVQPGDLVVNRMKAWQGSLGISEHQGIVSPDYEVLRPTTLEYDRRFLHSLLRSRALIDQYALRSTGIRPSQWRLYWDEMKTIEISLPAAEQQRTIADYLDRETARIDTLIDEQQRLIDMLRERRQALVTRAVCFGVDGAVELRDSGDDLVGLVPQHWTVKSVRHWMESLDGQRIPLSGEERADRRGDFDYYGASGVIDHVDGYLFDEPLVLVSEDGANLLMRSTPISFAAKGRYWVNNHAHVLRPRGEGDVDFWAQRLEALDVTTVVSGATQPKLTAGALMGLRVSAPDDIDEQRQIAAYLAEQTSKIDLLIAESERFVELSRERRAALITAAVTGQIDVQEMA
- a CDS encoding WXG100 family type VII secretion target; protein product: MSSTEAVLLERINSTISRIDGKTVELQNSINDKMGFLPAPVQARVRQGWDEFCAFMGRIWDNLVAMLSNMGSLSALSTTAQAWSDRVGVPVSGQVQAADAGLLTVDDNWDGDAADAYRQMLPSQKAALEKVKTVLTDGLATALDLVHNGVFLFWTGLAGALVALAVGIVGALASSATIFGVPAAPFIAAGAAVTASVALIIGGETLKRTCTSANTTLRQKFDDTGFFRGHWPPAGTA
- a CDS encoding GmrSD restriction endonuclease domain-containing protein is translated as MSKLTTILDQIDSGTMLLPEFQRGYVWNRDQVRGLMRSLYLGYPVGALLVWETEADPGSVRGTGQVAAGVKLLLLDGQQRITSLYGVVRGRPPAFFEGDAAAFTGLRFNVEEQTFEFYAPAKMRDDPRWVDVTALFLHGLAPQITALNSDPALMPHLAEYLTRLTKLHSILERDFHQEKITGPGMGVEAVVDIFNRVNSGGTKLSKGDLALAKICADWPEARGAMRESLGTWKKAGYDFNLDWLLRNINAVATGRATFDALENVPSADFESALTSSTRYISGFLDTLSGRLGLDHNRVLMGRGAFPVVSRFLHLNGGNFTDGAERDRMLFWYIHSALWGRYASATETALTQDYETLNGNGIDGLINSLIRRRGGNLTIDGQDFEGFGRGSRFYPLLYLLTRVLGARDLGTGLPLKSEMLGHLTSLQVHHIFPKALLYKYDYRRADVNAVANFCFLTQQTNLKIGKRSPKEYFVEVEQKHPGALASQWIPLDPDLWKPENYLSFLAARRKLLATAANTFLAELRDGATAAVEPLGRLALLGEEDFDDQERQVEQLVAELTGLGCATPELDSEIVDPETGRALITAEALWPEGLQPGLGDPVVLELDAGSELSRLNELGYQIFTSIDALRQFVIRRNAQSAGTPLDVITPEPTFVG